In Epinephelus moara isolate mb chromosome 20, YSFRI_EMoa_1.0, whole genome shotgun sequence, the genomic stretch AACTCACCTTGTCTCTGAGAGTAAAGAGCTCATAATGCGGAGGGTCAAACACCTCCTGGAAGTCACCCCGCTGGAACAGGTTATTCTTACGTACCAGCACCTTCAAATTATGATTTAACACACTTGAAAAATCAGTCATGTCTACACCAGTAAATTGTGGCATGATACAAAATTATCCTTGTGAATATATTACCTTCTTTCGAGGCTGTTTGATTTGCACCAGGATGGAAACAATGAGGAGCAGCAGCACTATACCCGTAGACACACAGATTATTGTCCCATGCGTCTTTGTGATCTGGTGAAAAAGACCTTTGCTCTTTTTCTCTGGATGATGGATGTGAAGAGAATGACAAATAGAGATAAAATATGAGGGACATTTGGAGGCACAGAGAGAACATCACTCAATTACTTGTTGCCATCCCCATCGGGACAGTCTGTATCTTCGGTTGCCAGGAACAATTCAGAACCTCCACTAAAAGCCAGTTTCACTGATGAACAGCCATCCTCATCAACTGAGGTGCTCAAGAGCCACTAAACAGCCAAAGGGCCTTGAAGGTCTTTCAGCTAGAAAGGTGTTTAAGATGATGAGATTGTTATTTTTCTTGCCAAGAGGACATTTTGAATGAATATTCTGTAGTGTCCAACATTTACCAATATGCAATGAAATTATACATGGAAGATTTACTGGAAACATTTGAGAAAAAGGTGAGAGAGGGCGCTGTGTGAGTGTCTATTTTGTGTAATGTAGCAACAGATCCTCAAGGAGGCTCAATGTGACACAACGGAGACTGACACAACATGCATCATATTACGCAAGAGGACACAACTCATTGTAACACAGCACAGCACGGTGGATTTTCTGAGAATTAGAAAGTGCTCTGGCACAACTGGAGTACCTTTGCAGTTGCTTTCATCCCAGGGAAAGACACAATTCTGTATGCCGTTGCATACCAGAGAAGTGTTGATGCACATGTTACTGTGGCAGAAGAACGCACTTCCTAAACAGGGcgctgaaacacaaacactggtgtGTCAGAATGTGATGCGACAGGATGACAAAGCAACCAAGGAAATACTTTCTTGGCCAAAGTTATGTAAGAGAGATCACATTTATAGAGTACCTATTGAATTATGGATATGCTTTTTCTCAATTTCAAAAGGCTGCACATACACCCAGCACTTTTGTAATATCTTAATACACAACTGAATGCATTTTATACGGCTGCTGCCAAGAAAGCTTTACTCTTTAAAAAAGCTGTAGTATTGATTATAAACCACAGGAGGGTGCTGCTACAATCATACATCCAAACCACATACTGTGCTTCTCCTGTCAGCTGCAGAAACTAAACTAAAGGGACGATGGTAAAAACGTCAAATGACACAGGTTAACAATAATCTGAAGGAGAAACTCACGGTCTGCGAACGAAGTGAACAGCATCCGGAAGCGGCTGAGACGGCTCGTCTCATCAGCCCACATCCTCACTACTCCCACACCGGTGTCCAGCATGATGTCATTAGCTACTGTACTACAAAACTTGGCCTGCAAGAAACCATACACCATTCctctagtttttggatgtgTAGTCTCATTGAGGTCAAGGTCTGTAGAACAGTTGCTACGTATTTAAGATTCAAATGTTATAATTAAAAGGAGCGTGAAAGAAAGATAAAGTCTGTTATGTagcagaaggagagagaaattTAGAACGCATCATATGATGGGGCTTAAATGTTGCAGTCTGGAGTGACGTACTGTATGTTACACAAATTATAACATATATTACCTTCAGGTCCTCAATAGCATTACTGCCATCATAAACAGCCACAAAGTTCTTCTTACATTCATTTGAGTTTTCCATCTGGTATTCCAAGAATCGCAGGTAAATCTGCAATAAACAATGAGGATAAGTATACTGTACATTTTTCATGCAGTTtagtgtattttgttttgctgtaaGAAGACATGCTTGAAGGCATCGATGCATTAAAGGATCAAATCTAAATCATTTCGATACAGCTTTATTGTGTACGTGCTTATGGAGACTGTTGGATTAACAGTGCTTTTTTGCCCAAATGTCAAGCTGTGGATGCACTGTCAGGGAATGTTTGATCATTAAAAAGCGCATTTATCTGGGGTTTTTGTGACACTGAGTTGAAATCCACATGTTGTGTTTATGATTATGTAAAGGATAAGgaacaaacacaagacacaaCAGATGTGGGGGAAGATAAAGAGCTATGCAGACTCATTTTGTGTCCAATGAATCGCATCCCGTCTCCTCAACTTTAACGTATTTCTTTAAATCTCGCCTCAACACTTACCACCATGCTTTTACTTTGCCAATCACTTTTTCCTTACATGGGCATCCAGTTATCACTAATGTGGACATGAAGCTTATTCTGCTGTTGCGTGttaacaaaatgcaaaaatgtaaaactttatcATCTCACATGCCGTACCCTGTTGTTTGTTGGGGCTCGTATAGTCCAGATGCAGTCCACCGCCTGGTCGGGCCTCACTTTATATTCTTCCTCCACCTGACTGGAACGGATCAGACCGTCAGCTCCAGTCAGCTCAAACTGACAATCTGACCCACGGACAGCGACGAGAGGCAGATGAAAGGAAAACAGAAGAGACAAAAGGGGATTATAAGTGATGGTAAAGGGAAACTGCCATGACTTCCCATTACATATTAATCTAATGATGTACAACTAGAGTTATTGGAGTTGGCTGAGCTGTGTGGTTGCACTACCTGGGATGGGGTTTAAGAGTCCTCCCACATGCAGATGGAATTCAGGATCTTTGGACGGAAATCACAGTGACAGATAGTAAGATATCACACAGTCAGAGACATCATCAGTGGAAGTATTAGACTGGCTAGTAGCAGCAGAGACATTTGATCGAAGCGTTATTTGAGAAGACCGGATGAACACTGAATGATTACAAAGAAGGTGGAGTGAGAACATGGCCATACAGGGATCAATAAACCATCCCATGGTGTTTTAATCACCTGCAGTAAAGCTGTACTGGACCTGGAAGCCAATCCCCTCCAGCTCTTCATCACTGAAGAAACGAATCCACATGAAGCGTCCACTGGAGAGGACGAGTCCGGGACTGGCTGAGCCACAGAAGCGATTGATCAGCGGCGAGAAGCTGAAGGGACCATCCCGCACCTCGATGTGGTCGAAGCGACACTCAAATGACGCTTCGATGTAGAAGGTCTGATCAAACAGCAGCTCTATCCTCTGGCGGGGCAAGGCTGAGGGAAGCAGAGCGGCGGGTCACATTGACTGCCACAGAGGTGATTCAAGGATATAATGCtggtgaaaaatgtattttctcctttcaaattttttacCCGAGAATCACTGTAAGCTAGACTGTTCTGTGGGCTCCAGAAGCAATTATAGGGAAACTGATGCACAAACTGACAACAAAGTTTGATGCATCCTTGGTGTGCAAGATAATGCTCTGTGAAAAAGTTTTTGCCTGCAAACTTGTTTGTACTTTAGCGATTGTAGAGGAAAAACCTTCACAGTGTCAGATATTGTCAGCATTTAAACACACTTCAAAAAAGATCATTGTTTAAaacctttaaataataataatccagaCACGATGCATGTCTAATTCATGATGAGCAATGTGGGTGTAATTCCATTTGTTCATCAGGAAATTCTACCAATTTAATATCAAAATCTGCAACATTCACAAAAATTTGAACAGGAgctcagcttttttttccccagcagtGAAATGATGAGGCTCAGGTGCATGTTGTTGGTTACCTTCCAGTACGTACAGGCACTCCTTGTTGGGAGGGTATGTTTTCGGGTAGTTTGGGGAGCTGAAGGTGCCGCCATCTGTGTTTCGTGCCCAGTTTCCACACTGATTAGATTTCTTCGGCCGCTGAGAGGGTCTGACCCCTTTTGATCCTGCACCTCCATCTGTATATATAGATGCCAGCCAGGggacattttcacatttaatgaTGGGAAAATGATTTGTGCAGATAATAACACAGTGTGAGGACAGTCGACACCCAGGAGCAATTGTATAGCTAACTGATATTTTATCAAATTACAGTGTGTCTTGATTTAATGTAGTCCCTTTATCAAAGGAGCGCAGTGACTGTATCAATCTTACCTTTAGTCTTTTGCGCCAGAGCAAATCCCTCCTCAATGAACAGGAGAATAATCCACACTGTAAAAGAAGCCGACAGTGTGTGAGGAAGAGTACAATCAAGGAATACAGGAAACGGAGAGAGCTTAGCCGGATTTATGTGTCTGTGCTTGTTGTCTCTGTGCACTCAGCCGAATCCCTGAATGTATATAACAGGTCAGGCGAGTGCAGTTCAAAAGCTTGACAGGGAGAGAATAAGGACGCGCTGCTTCCACCATCTGCTTGCTTAACTCTTTCTCCTATTTTTACATCCTCCATTTCCTCCTTTTCCCCCCCCTGAGGTTTATATGTGGAAGAGAGTAGGAACTGTTGACAATCTGCTGTCTGCCATGATGCTGTGCAAAGATCTGTAATAGTAAATAAAAAACTCTCTGTGTCATGGAGTCATATCTTGTGCCACATTTGTGTCTATTACATAAAATATGACCTAAATAGAGCATCTCGCTTGAAGGCTCCAGGCCACTAAAATTTTGCTGTGAGTTTGCAGCAAAGTGGCGTGTTGACATGTTGCTGTGGACATCCACTCACATAGTGCATGATACAAAACAGCAAGGCTGCGGAGACAGATGTTTGTTGTATGTGgctgtgagagtttgtgaccTATAGGAAGGGACCAGTATGAAACTCGTACACCTTATTAATATCTGTGTTCTGGCGTCTGGCACCCAAAGCTGCATCAGTTGTTGCTGATGATTTATTGGTTGCCTTCTGCCTGGTTTGTAAACTGCTTACGTCCTTCACCTCTAAATGCTTTATGTTGAAATGAATCCAAAATGGTCCAAAAATTTAACAAATATAAAGAATTTGACACCAGAAAAAAACCTCAAGAAAACCTCAAATATgaattcagtttatttcaatagaactttatttatcctgcaGGAAATTCTTGTGCAAGAGAGTGCTTCAATTTACAATAATCACAATGTTAACGATTCACAACcagacaaccagtgggttcctcgggtcagggtcactcactgggcccagttttagaacaatAGATTATTCAATATCTGGCAGAATCTAGAAATATACAAGATAGAAGTGTTTTCtgggagcaaaagcaaaaaccagtGCCTAATAGAGTAACAATAGGAGCATGATAAGAACAAGAGTCACTAAAATGAATCTACAGTAGGGTACTGTGAGAAATTCTTTCAGTTATGATGGAATATTTAACTAAACTGTCAATCTCCATAATGTCTCCAGCTGACTGACATGACACTTCATTGAATAATTGAAGGGATTTTGCTCATTGACTGAATCTAGTCCACTGAACCACTTCCACTGAGACCATATTCTCCCTCTCTGTATGTCTGGAGGAGGAACTGAGGCAGCTATAGCAACCCAAATCCTCCTATCCAGGCACGGAGCCATCACAGTGCTGGTGCAAGGGGGGGAAAAGAGATTTTTCaccttatgacttttttccccaaaaagtgGAGAGCTGTCACTTCAGCACCGTGAATCCTCACACCAGAGAGCATTTAAACACATTAGTTTGGTGTTctcttgttttaaaaatgtttccagGATGTAACAGTCCCTGCATTTACTTTTTTGTCCATATAGCCTCATTGTGATAGTAATAATTCCGTGCGTAATGTGTGCGCAACATGCCAATTGCATGTGAAAATACCAGAAGTCTTTGAACAACGCACACAAAAATGCGCCAAGattgtgccaaaaaaaaacgACATCTCGAAAAAGATTATCAAAGATTAGAAACTCTCTCGCATCTCTtaccctctctctcacacacacagggggaAATCACCAAACGCCCTAAATCATGCAAATGTGGATTATCCCACTCACCTGCACGCATCCTCTCAGCTCAAGTCCGTTTTCTGGGGTTTGATTTCAAACTTGACCAACTGTGTATCCCTCACATCCCTGCGTCAATGGCACGGATTGGCGCATGTTAGAACCGCTGATTTACAAAATCCAACTTTCACCTTTTCATCCTAATCCCATTGGTCAAGATGAGAGAAGCTTCGGGGGCAAAAGGGAGCCGGTGAACTTCTGAGTCATCATCAGTGTCCCACTTATAGAATAACAAAAAAGTCAGATGAGGTCAATTTTCTCCAGCGCAAGGACGCAGTTGCTCCTGCAGAGCTCAAGTCTGTATCAGTCTGAGACTtgtcctctcacacacacggaTGATCTGTCTGCGGCTGCTCGTGGGTTTAAGATTGGGCTCAGTTGGCGCGAGTAGGGGGAAGAGCTGATTGCGCATGTGCATCATCATAAAACGAGTAATAATAAGCGATATGATAATTCTTTCATAGCCTGTTTGGCATTAAGATAAATTACATTAGGAATTCCCATATTTAAAAATTTAATTAGCTGATTCAGGGCAAGTGTCcagaaggcacacacacacacacacacaccaggacaCCTGTGCCAAAAAGCTCAGCGGGCATAAATCAGTCACACATTGCATTCCTGTGCATTTCTATGCAGAGCAGGGAGCAGGGCACATTCCCTGCTGTCTATTCTCATTTTTCTCGAAGGACACACGGCGCCTAAAGCCTAAAAAAGCTGGCTGGAGCTGCAGAAAGATGGCAACGGAAGCCAAGAGTTGGTGGGATGGAGATTTTTCTTTGATGATGTGCTGCCTTTTAACAACAGGACCTGTCACAGAGTCCACTCACAGGCAGATTTGTGCCTCTTTAGCTGATTATAAATGCTTCAAATCAGCGACTTTGCTTACAGATATGGACGGTGTCAGAGTGCACCTGGCTGCCAGAGACACTCTCACTGTGACAGATGCCTGGGTGCAAATGAGTGATGTATTCTGATAGCCTCCCATCCTTGTCTTTCACACTCACACTTAGATGGCATCCAAAACCTTTTAGGGTAACACTTTAGAATAGCCACCATTACCAAATGCTAATGAATAGTTAATAAAGcgttatttattttactgttaacaatgaaataataattttaatgattaaaaatgGGTTTACATTATTTGAATTTCTATTATAAAGTTGCAACTAATGCTTATAGTAATTAGTTCATTATTAATAGTGGTTTATAAAGTATCAAGTAACGTTAATTTGGCCGCAGTAAATCTTTTATTGTTGACCATTTAAGGAGTGATTACTTATGCACTGATGCTAGAATATGTCTAAACATCATATTGAACGCATTTATGAACAAAAGTGAGTGTTACAACATGCAACGCTGCACTACACATAAACATAGTGGGATTAAAAAGTTAACACAACTAGAAACTAAGAAATCGAAActttatttgaaaataaattaatgataCATTAGTCAAAATGCATTTATTAAGCAACTGCGACATGTTATAAACACCTATTGAAACTTTAAAATGGACACCTTAATATTGGCTGTAGATGCACTACATAATATTTATTAACCATTAAAAGGTGCATTATTTAATTCTAGACAATGAAGGTTTGAGTATACCCACAGACTGCAAACATATTGGACACacctaccatgatgtcacccatttgTTTGTGTACTCCAGTTTTGAAGCTTCGAGGTCTgacattttggccatcaccatcttgtgTTTCTTGGAGCCAGAACTGATTATaattgggcaagaggctggagctgtagaggagtgaggggtggatctgactgacaAGGAAACTGTCAGCAGACGGCCTGTTACTCAAAGCACCCTGCCCTTAACTATGTGTAattttaagctttaataaaatgtaaataggtgagttataaaaaagaGAATTCACCCCCTGCCAGTTGTCATTAAGGGGAAAATTAGCTATTGAgaccaaatctgttttttgtaccaggctgtaaacatgtttttttctgctgtaaagtttgacattataacatgggggtctatggggattgactggcttctggagccagcctcaagtggccgttcacagaatgcagtttttggcatttccatgATGGCTTCATGTTTCAGCCCCGGAGATTGCCCCTTGATCGGACCAAATTAAcccaaagcatcagtatttgatgacctcggaatgagac encodes the following:
- the neto2b gene encoding neuropilin and tolloid-like protein 2 isoform X2 translates to MEVQDQKGSDPLSGRRNLISVETGHETQMAAPSAPQTTRKHTLPTRSASLPRQRIELLFDQTFYIEASFECRFDHIEVRDGPFSFSPLINRFCGSASPGLVLSSGRFMWIRFFSDEELEGIGFQVQYSFTADPEFHLHVGGLLNPIPDCQFELTGADGLIRSSQVEEEYKVRPDQAVDCIWTIRAPTNNRIYLRFLEYQMENSNECKKNFVAVYDGSNAIEDLKAKFCSTVANDIMLDTGVGVVRMWADETSRLSRFRMLFTSFADPPCLGSAFFCHSNMCINTSLVCNGIQNCVFPWDESNCKEKKSKGLFHQITKTHGTIICVSTGIVLLLLIVSILVQIKQPRKKVLVRKNNLFQRGDFQEVFDPPHYELFTLRDKEMSGDLGELSEELQSLQALRRSSSGSRCIHEHHCGSQASVNSIKATPGAHGMGRGSMELPPFSGGFQSALPPFRDLNSSMRKKSWPSMKPGRMQGHHSLGDRAMGRQDRVMEEDEEEEEDGRYDVYVRRAGSRRGKYEMAQQRSLSMDF
- the neto2b gene encoding neuropilin and tolloid-like protein 2 isoform X1, whose product is MRAVWIILLFIEEGFALAQKTKDGGAGSKGVRPSQRPKKSNQCGNWARNTDGGTFSSPNYPKTYPPNKECLYVLEALPRQRIELLFDQTFYIEASFECRFDHIEVRDGPFSFSPLINRFCGSASPGLVLSSGRFMWIRFFSDEELEGIGFQVQYSFTADPEFHLHVGGLLNPIPDCQFELTGADGLIRSSQVEEEYKVRPDQAVDCIWTIRAPTNNRIYLRFLEYQMENSNECKKNFVAVYDGSNAIEDLKAKFCSTVANDIMLDTGVGVVRMWADETSRLSRFRMLFTSFADPPCLGSAFFCHSNMCINTSLVCNGIQNCVFPWDESNCKEKKSKGLFHQITKTHGTIICVSTGIVLLLLIVSILVQIKQPRKKVLVRKNNLFQRGDFQEVFDPPHYELFTLRDKEMSGDLGELSEELQSLQALRRSSSGSRCIHEHHCGSQASVNSIKATPGAHGMGRGSMELPPFSGGFQSALPPFRDLNSSMRKKSWPSMKPGRMQGHHSLGDRAMGRQDRVMEEDEEEEEDGRYDVYVRRAGSRRGKYEMAQQRSLSMDF